The Buteo buteo chromosome Z, bButBut1.hap1.1, whole genome shotgun sequence region AAAAGCGTTCTGGGTGCTTTACGCTGTGCACTCACGCGGGTGGGTTCCAAAAGCGTTCTGGGTGGCGTGCACTCACACGGGTGGGTTCCAAAAGCGTGCTGGGTGCTTTACGCTGTGCACTCACACGGGTGGGTTCCAAAAGCGTTCTGGGTGGCGTGCACTCACACGGGTGGGTTCCAAAAGCGTTCTGGGTATCGTGCACTCACATGGGTGGGTTCCAAAAGCGTTCTGGGTGGCGTGCACTCACACGGGTGGGTTCCAAAAGCGTTCTGGGTGCTCCACGGGTGCACTCACACGGGTGGGTTCCAAAAGCGTCCCGACCACCCTTTCTCGCCGTGCTCTCCCTTCCACCCCGCGCTTTTCGGGGGCTGCCCGGCACCGGGAAGGGGCGGACCGCAGCGGACCGGACcgcagcggagcggagcggccgCCCGGGGTCgctgctgcggcggcggcggcgggtccggTGGTCGGTTCGGTCATGGCGGTGTTCGTGACGCGGCGGATCCCGGCCGAGGGACTGCGGGTCCTGTCGCAGGCCGGCGGGTGAGTGCGGGATCGTGGACCGGGATTGGGGCCGGGACCGGGGTAGGGGCAGGGTCGGTCCGGCTCCCGTCCCGGTGGCGGTGGGGTGACGGACCGTGGGGTGACGGACCCCCCCGATACCGAAAAAGCCGGTCGAATAATCCCTCTAAGGCTCGTTTTGGAGCTTTAGGAAGCAGGCGTTCTTTACTGCAGCGCTGGGGATaattccacctagcgtgcatgccacagctttagcacaaacgggttatatagaataactaattgcatattagtatacatacacataaaaacgattgcaactgattatcttagtactgcctacatccgatcatgcgcaatgaaggatccatctgagtcgaagggctgcttttgcgaccaccgacccgtttgaagttcttgctggctgtccttgaagtctttattcctGTCCTcgttctttgatcttgaagcttaacgcagtttcaatcacacgTGgccagtttcagcattgttctcatctagcgtacaggaacatctcgtcataagagcaaaggactgcaaaacttatgagtaatTACCTCtgctagttaattgcttggctatacttttgtctattgtttcaatcataatgttagtataagatttctaataattatttaccaaatctcacttttacagtcacctagcagcaaaccagtttccatagaaggtacaaaatattaaaaccatcaaaatatttagacataccatacagaatgtatggaaacaTGCTATCGTACCCCCCCCTGGCCGCAGGTGCCGTGTCCAGCAGTGGGACTCGGAGGAGCCGGTGCCGCGGGCCGAGCTGCTGGCAGGCGTGGCGGGGAAGCGTGGGTTGCTCTGCCTCCTCTCCGACCGCATCGACCGCGAGGTGCTGGACGCTGCCGGTGGGTGCAGGCTGTGGCCCCGGACCCCTTCTCCTCCGGTCCCCATCTCCTCCTGGACCAGCCCAGACACCCCCCCCGGAGGGGGGGAGCAACGCTGGGCAGCCATGTGCTGATGGTGTTTTGCAGGGCCGGGCCTGAAAGTCATCAGCACCATGTCCGTGGGGTTTGACCACCTCGCCCTGGAGGAAATCAAGAAGCGGTAACCATCGCCCGCTCTGCCCCTTGCCCTAAACCCTGTGAGGGATGGAGCCCAGCcggggggtgtgggggaggcagtggggaaggagggCGAAACTCAGAGCTCGTCCTGCTCTTGGGGCAGCAGAGCTGCGTGTCGCTTTGGCGCTGGTGGGCTTCCGTGGAGTGTGGGGCTGGACGGGGTTTGCGACCTGCACCTCCCTCTTGTGAGGGTATGGGTAGGGTCACCCCCCAACCCACCTGGGGCTGGAGGACCCTTTGGATGCTAGGGTAAGGCTAGGATAACCCCACCCCGGCTGGAAGAAGGGCTGAGGAACCGAAAGGGATGTCCTCTTGCACGTGGTACTGCAGATACCTAGAAGAGGTGTAGCACCATCACCCTGCCCAGAAGTTTTGAGGTAGCCCCCCCAAGGCTGGCAGCGTTGCCCCAGAGACCCGTGcttgccttgcagagggatccGCGTGGGGTACACCCCCGATGTCCTGACCGACGCCACCGCAGAGCTCTCCGTAGCTTTACTTCTGGCTGCGTGCCGCCGGCTGCCGGAGGCAGCGGAGCAGGTAAAGAAGTGAGTATCCGCAGCTGCCAGCTGGAGCAAGGGCTGGCTGCTGAGCCCAGCATCCCCTGGGTCgagagctggaggagaaagtGTGCCACGCTGGACAGGTAAAACAGGGCTGAAGCCAGAGTTTCACCCAGCTTGCACCGAACATCTTGCAGGCCAAGACGGAGTCCCCCTGCGGTTGCATGAGTGTTTGGAGACATGCTGCTTAGGGTCTGCGAGAGGGGCAGAAGTCCCCTCCGTACGCTAGGTAGAGGACCTGCAGGAGAGAGCATCCAAGGCCACCGCAGACCCCTCGAGGGCAGCACACGTGGAAGGTCTGTCCGAAGCTCACTGACTGGCAGCCACTCCGGGGCTGTGGCTAGCAGCGGCTAAATTAAATCAGTcccaaggctgctgctgctgcgcaCCCGAGGTCCAAGCATATTCCTGCGGGAGACCGCCAAGATCACTTGAAGCAGAAACCTCAGAGAGGCTCCTGTAAGATTGTGCCAGAGGGGCTGGCTGCCCTCAGCGTTGTACTCTCGGGTGTCCTTGCCAAAATGCTGTTCTGGGCTATGAGCAGGCTCTCCCCTGCTGCTGTCTGACATCTGTTTCTATCTCGGTCTCTCTGCTAGCGGTGGCTGGACAACATGGAAGCCCTTATGGATGTGTGGCTACGGTCTGTCTGACAGCACGGTGGGCATCATAGGACTGGGGAGAATAGGTAAGTGCAGGTCAGGCACAAGATTTGTGTGTCTCCGGTGATGGCAGGGTAGTTTTCGAGGTTCAGCCAAGGTGGTATCCCCAGCGCTCACCTCTTTAAAATCTATGAGAACAAAAAGGGGAGCTGTGTAGAGCCTCTGTGAACAGCGGTCTCGACCCATCAGGCGTAAACCTTAGAAGTTTAAAGCATTCAAACGCATCTGCTACATCTGAATGCCACAGCAAACTGGACGTTGTCCTGTTGATTTTCAGTTAAACAAATGCCCTGACAAAGTCCAAGATGATGTGCTTGTTATCCGTTCAGTTGTGGACTTTGTCAGCAGACggctgtttcttttctcactttccAGTTTGCTCCCTAGGGTACCTTCAGGTTTAACGTCCCgcagctccttttctgcagtttcactCTGGCAGGGCGTTCGTTCCTGCTTATgtgaggagaagcagaagacatCCAACCCCCCACACCCCACGCCCCCCCGTGCTGCAGGCTTGGAAGCAGCCCGGCAGGAGCGATCCCACCACAGCGACCCTTCAGCGAGCGATGTGCTCTGCTGGCTGCGGCGCTGTCAAGCCGCACCAAGCGCCAACTTGCCGAAGGACGGACCCCCTGAAGAGGCCTGACGGACCCCCACGGCCCGGTGTTCGTCTCTGTGTGAAACGCCTCGTGCGGGCGCTGGCACAGCGGCTGGACAGTCTTCTCTCTCGCTCCTAGGACAGGCGGTTGCCCGCCGCCTAAAACCGTTTGGGGTCAAGAAGTTTTTGTACACTGGCAGTTGCCCGAAGCCAGAGACTGCTGCAGAGTTTGAAGCTGAGTTTGGTAAGAAAAACACCAGGAGCAGGGGCAGCGGTCGGTCGTCCggtgcagggcagcagggagcagcgTGGCTGGTGTCTCCTCGGTGTAGCTGCTGTGAACCACTGTGGGGGTAGAAAAGGAGGGAATGGTGAATTTCCCGTGCAGCAGTGGCGGATGGCGGGGAGGGAAACCTGCCTCCTTTGAGCTGGGCAATTCCAGCCAGAAGGCTGGACACACCTGGGCTTTAACTGACCGCCCACCGTCATTGTGGACTGCGGCTGTTTCTCCTGGGTCTTGTGGACCATCGCCCATGGATGGGTACGGAGACAtcctgcagggaggaggggatgggCTGAGGCTGACTGCAGATCTTCACTGAGAGTTGGTGTTGGTTGCTGGAAGCAAACATCAGCTTTAACCTcctgctttaaaatgaatgtcACGGTCCAGCCAAGCCTGGGAATGTCTCTTAGCTGCTGAACAGGACTTTTCTGTGGCCCTGAGAGTCCCAAGACTTGCATCAGGTGCTAATTTTTCACTCTGAAGCCAGCACATTTCCAGCTGGTACCTTTTTTTGCATAAAGTCATGGGCAGAACTTGTCAGCtccttgcattttcctttcacctcCAGCAATGAAAGTGGCACAAGTCGTTATCTGTAGGTATCCTGTAGAGAGGTTTAATGCTGGtataaactgctgctgctgtattttgctgtcTAAATATGCAATACATACCAGAGCCTCCTTTGGGCCAGATGGCCAAAGCATCGCTAGATTCCCCTTTGGCTTGATTTTAAttcaaaagtgaaacaaaacactgcagtgGTATCTGTAGGAATGTGCACGGTTTCTGTTGGGTGTTTGCCGGTCCTCCTGTCTCCCCACCTGTGGAGAAGGGCCGGCCAGATCTCTCCAGAGCAGCACTCACTTGCTGGCAAACCTTCTGGATAAGAGGGTTGCTCAGGTGTGTTGGTGGGGTCTCTGAGCAGAGCTGTGACCTGAGTTTCTCCGCTCAGTCCCACTCATGAGGCTGGCTGAAGAGTCGGACTTCGTTGTGGTGACGTGTGCTTTGACTCCGGCCACCCAGGGAATGTGCAACAGGGACTTCTTTGGCAGAATGAAGAAGACCTCTGTGTTCGTCAACACGAGCAGGTAATTGCAACCCAGTCTCCTGCACAGGGGGGTCGACTGTCACCTTGCCGACAGCTGTGGTTGCAGGGGGGGATCTGGTAGGCTGTGAGATGTGCTTCCAGACAGCATGTACAGCCTTCATGTTCGCCCAGTGCGTGGCCCGCTCCCTCCAGCCCAAGGTCTCTTGAGATCAAGTCAAAGGCTGGATAAGTTGTTCAGGGGGCTACAGTCTCTGTCTCCTCCCCAGGGCCCCACATCTCACCCAGCTGGGATGGACGAACGGGTGACTGTTGGGTGACGGGAGGGTGAGGCTGGGGGATTGCTCGGGAGAGGGCTGCGACTGCCAGAAGCCTTGCTTTTGGGACAGAGGCGGCCGCAACGGGGCTCCCGGGCCAAGTCCCGTGGTAGCCTCCCGTTCCCACTGCCTTCTTGCGGAGCACTGTGGCAGGGCAGAACCCGTGTGGCAGCATCCACGCAGCCGCTCAGGATGCCTCGGGCTACCTGCACCTCCCTCCGCAGCTGCCCCAGGGTCGTCCTGTGCTCAGGTGCTTggcttttctccctgctggtgGGTAGCCCGGAGCAGGAGCACATCGTTGCGCTGGGAGGTTCGGGTACATCCAGAGAGGGTCTGACCTCCGCTcaggcagccctggggaccTGGGTGCCACCACGCAGGCTGTCCCACGCGGCCCGTGTCCTGGCTGCGTGCCTCCGGGAGCCCACGGGACCCCTCAGCAGCAGCGCGaggctttctctctctctgtttgcCAGGGGGGCCGTGGTGAACCAGGAGGACCTGTACGATGCTCTGGCTCACGGCCAGATCGCAGCAGCGGGGCTGGATGTCACGACGCCGGAGCCGCTGCCCACTGACCACCCCCTGCTCTCCCTCAAGAATTGTGGTAAGTGGCCGGCTGGGTGGTCAAGCCCCCACTTTGGGTGCCTTGTGTGCCCGTGGCTGGGGACCTGCTAGCTGGCGTAACGAGGATTCCCCATGCCCGTTAGCCTGCCAGTGCGAACGAGCACTGAAACGTGGAAGGACAGGAAGGTCAAGCGTATTTAAGCAGACTGTAGGTAGCCGCCGTACAATGCAGACAGCTGCTAGAGGGGAAGACCTCATCAACATGATGTAATGCAAGTGTGGGAGGTATTTTAGTTCTACAGAAAGCAGTTGAGATCAGCTCATTTTTTAACACCTTCCTAATGGAACTCCATTCGATGGGCTGAGGCATGGGGTGAAATTCATGGGGGAGTCTGATACCAGCAGGTGCCTGAATGAGAAACCAAATCCCTGCTCATGCCTTGCCAAGCTCTGGTACTGTCTAAGCTCCTGGGCATATATTCTGCTAGAAAAGCTTCCCATGTGGCTAAAAAGCTGGGTGCTGAGCCTGCCTAGAGGGATCTCAGCCTCGAGAGcactgcagccacagcaggacTCGCCAGCTAGCCCATCCACTGTGAGCCTGGGCTGCCAGGCACAGGTTCAGCACGTGTGCTCCGAAGCACAGTTTGTTTAAGTGCTGGCCGTGTCATGACATCCACGTTCCCCAGCAGATGTCAGCAAATTAGACAGCCTCGAGCTGAAGAGGCCACCAAGTGCTCGCGCTTTGGGATGAGCAGAGGTTTCTTTGCAGATGGTCTAGCTGCATCCCCTGGACAGCCCAAGGCAACTTTCGCTGGGAAAGTGGAGCTTGGCGAGCTCAGGCAGCCTGTTTTCCGGATAGTAGTGGGTATCAGGCAGGTGGGAAGGTGCTGGTCCCAGGACTAGTGCATGTCTTCGGAGGAGGAGGTTAGGTCAGATGAGGAAGGTCGGTGAGGAAGGGGTGTGCTCGGCTGCTCTTGTGCTTCAGCTGCTCTTGTGCTTCAGCATCGCCAGGCTGCTGGAGCGGAGGCAGGAGCGCCTGCAACCAGGGGCAATAGCTGGTCACTGTCAGTTTCACCGTTGCTTTCCTGAAAGCTTGCCGAGAGCTGCCACGTCGGGCTGGGTGATGTTTTAGCGCAGGACGTTAGCAGCCCTCGGTGTTTTCCTGGGATCCTTGTTGCAGACTGAAGGGGCTGTGCGAGGGGCTGTTTCCCATGGCCTTGCCACTCACCGGCGCAGCTCCATCCACACAGGCACCGCAGGCTGGCCAACGGCTTGGGATGGGTTAGGGACAGCTCCTGGTGTGTTCAGTGCCTTTGGTCGTGTGGCCTTCAGTGGGTAGGTTGGCCCGTAAAGCAGGGCCAGGagctttcctctcctcttctacACACGGATCGTGTGGGTCAGACCAGGAACTGAGCGGGACTGACTCGGACACAAGCCAGAGAGGCTCGCTTGTATCCCTCGAGgcagaaaagagacagaaatgcAACACGGAGAAAGCACTGCTTTCTCGTTAGAAAGTAAACCTCTGCGATTGTCTGCAACCCCATCACCGGTGCAATGGTGGGGTGCCTGTTCCTACCGGAATGCTTGGATTTGCCGGAGTGGCCGGCTCTGCTGAGAGCTGATGGCACAAGCCAGGCTAGAACAGCTTTCTCTTGCACGGTCAAGTGCCTTGGCTGCTCAAGCTGCACCCCAAGCATGAGATCTGGTGTGTGCATCTTCACTTGCGTGGGCAAAGTACCGGAgtggctgtgcaggcagcagcagtgtgtCCTCTCTCCAGGAAGGAGATTTTCGGAGTCGGAAAAGTCTGCTCCAAAAAGAAACCATAAAGACATCCATGAAAATTTGGAACTGCCCATGACTGAGTGTCTGTTTCTGAAATACGAGTTTATAGCTGTTGCTTTGATTATCTTTTTgctaaaaactatttttttatttgcttcagttCCCCTAGTAGGCAGTGAGAAATGATAAAAGCGGAGACtttctggaaatatttgcaGGACTTCAGAGATCTTAGAACTCTGGAACAACACCaagcaagacaaaaataaatacatatgtatttattttcacagaaatgagGCTTTGATGATTCTGAAACTGTTCAGAGATTTCACCCAAAACTGCCAAATAGtttcagcagctggaggaaCACGGCATAAgtagaggaggaaaaagtgcTGACATTACTTTGACAGCGAACAAGGAACCCAGGCTGGTTCTTGActgggggagaaagaaaggaccTACGTGGCCCCACAGTCCTTCCTGGGAGAGCCTTCTcctcctggagcagcagcatgtCGGATGTTCAGGCTTCTGCATTGCCTGTAGATGCTGTCTGTAACAGAACAGAGACTGCAGTGCAGGCTTTTATCCATACCTTGAGCAAGTCCTCTCCACTACTAATGTTATAATAATTTACCACTAAAGCATCTTTGGCTCCTTCCTTTGCATTTCATAAAAGGAG contains the following coding sequences:
- the GRHPR gene encoding glyoxylate reductase/hydroxypyruvate reductase, with the translated sequence MAVFVTRRIPAEGLRVLSQAGGCRVQQWDSEEPVPRAELLAGVAGKRGLLCLLSDRIDREVLDAAGPGLKVISTMSVGFDHLALEEIKKRGIRVGYTPDVLTDATAELSVALLLAACRRLPEAAEQVKNGGWTTWKPLWMCGYGLSDSTVGIIGLGRIGQAVARRLKPFGVKKFLYTGSCPKPETAAEFEAEFVPLMRLAEESDFVVVTCALTPATQGMCNRDFFGRMKKTSVFVNTSRGAVVNQEDLYDALAHGQIAAAGLDVTTPEPLPTDHPLLSLKNCVILPHVGSATYATRSTMAVLAAKNLLAGLRGEPMPHELLL